Within the Microbacterium sp. 1S1 genome, the region TCACAGAAGGGACAAGCGGATGCTCGGTTACATTCTGAGACGTCTTCTGCAGGTGATCCCGGTCTTCTTCGGAGCCACCCTGCTCATCTATTTCCTGGTTTTCGCCATGCCCGGCGACCCCATCCTCGCTCTGTTCGGCGACAAGACCCCAAATCCGGCTGTCATCGAGCAGCTCCGTGAGCAGTACCACCTGAACGACCCGTTCCTCGTCCAGTACTGGTACTACATCACCGGGGTGTTCCAGGGCGACCTCGGGACGACCTACTCCGGTCGCCCGGTGTCGACAGTTCTAGCGGCGACCTTGCCTGTGACAGGGCGCCTGGCCGTCATGGCGATCGGCATCGAGTTCGTGCTTGCCATCGTCATCGGCACGATCTCCGCGCTGCGGAAGGGCAAATTCTTCGACAATGTCTCGCTCATGGTCGCACTCGTGGCGATTGCCATACCCATCTTCGTCGTCGCATTCCTCGCGCAGTACTTCCTCGCTATTCAACTCGGGTGGTTCAAGCCGACCGTCGGGGCGGACAATGACTGGGGTGGCCTTTGGCTCCCCGCCATCGTGCTCGGGTTCAGTCTCTACGCCGTGAGTATGCGGCTGATGCGAAGCTCCGTCATCGACACCCTCAATCAGGACTGGGTGCGTACTGCCTACGGCAAGGGGCTCTCGCGGAATCGCGTGCTCCCCGTCCACGTGCTGCGAAACTCCCTCATTCCCGTCATCACCAACTCGGCCACCAACTTCGGAGTCCTCCTCGTGGGGGCCACCGTCACGGAGGGCATCTTCAACGTGCCGGGTGTCGGCAACACCCTCTTCGAAGCGATCCGACGGGGCGAGGGCCCGACGGTCGTCTCGTTCGTCACGGTCTTCGTCATCCTGTACGTCCTGGTGAACCTGCTCATCGACCTGCTCTATGGTCTGCTCGACCCGAGGATTCGCTATGTCTGATCCCACGACCCAGAATCACTTCGTCGCCCCTGTCGAGACGGAGTCCATCAACGTCGACGCCGTCCGGATCTCCGAGAAGCCCAGCAACCTCTGGCGCGATGCGTGGCGCGACGTGCGCCGTCGGCCGCTCTTCTGGTTCTCGGTTGTGCTGGCGTTGGTGTTCCTCCTCATGGCCGTCTGGCCGACGTTGTTCACGTCGACCCCGCCGAACAGCGACTGCCAGCTCTCCAACAGCAACGGGGGCCCGACGGAAGGCCACCCACTCGGATTCACATTCCAAGGGTGCGACATCTACGCCCGGATCGTGTGGGGATCGCAGACCTCGCTCGCGGTGGGCCTCATCGCCACCGTCATCTCCTCGATCCTCGGACTGATCATGGGGGCCCTGGCGGGCTTTTACGGCGGCTGGCTGGACTCGGTCCTCTCTCGCGTCGGTGACATCTTCTTCGCGATCCCGTACATCCTCGCCGCCGTGGTCGTGATGACGGTGCTGAAGGACGCGCGCTCGGTCTGGACACTGGCTCTCGCCATCGGCGGGTTCGCGTGGGCCTCAACAGCGCGAGTCGTCAGGGCGGAGATCCTCCGCGTACGGCAGGCGGACTTCGTCATGGCATCTCGGGCCCTGGGGCAATCCAAGTTCCGAGTCCTCCTCAGCCATGTCGTACCCAATGCGATCGCACCATTGCTGGTCGTCTCGACCCTCGGTCTGGCGGCAGCGATCGTCGCGGAGTCGACATTGTCGTTCCTCGGGGTCGGGCTCGGCAGCGAGGTCATGTCGTGGGGTAATGACATCGCCAGGGCACAGGCTTCGCTTCGCGTCGCTCCGATGTCCCTCATCTATCCGGCGCTCGCCCTCACCCTCGCGGTGCTCGCGTTCGTCACCCTGGGCGAGCTCATCCGAGACGCCCTCGATCCGAAGGCGAGGGCTCGCCGATGAGCGACCGCAACACCCCACAGATGCCGCTGCTGAGCGTGCGCGACCTCACCGTCGCGTTCCGCACCCAGGGCGGGATGCGCGAGGTCCTGCACGGGGTCACGTTCGACGTGATGCCCGGTGAGACGGTGGCCATCGTCGGCGAGTCCGGCTCGGGCAAGTCGACCACGGCGACCGCCATCGTCGACCTCCTCCCGGGCACGGGGACGATCACGGGCGGGTCCATCACACTGGAGGGTCGCCCGCTGACCGGGCTGAGCCGGCGCGACATGGAGGCGGTGCGCGGCCGAGACATCGGCTTCGTCCCGCAGGACCCGATGTCGAGCCTGAACCCGGTGTGGAGCATCGGCTTCCAGGTGAAGGAGGCCGTCCGTGCGAACGGCGTCGCCCAGGGGCGCGCCGCGGCGAAGGCCCGGACGATCGAGGTGCTGCAGCAGGCCGGATTGGCGGATGCTGAGCGTCGCCTGCACCAGTACCCGCACCAGTTCTCCGGCGGGATGCGCCAGCGCGCGTTGATCGGGATCGGGCTCGCGGCCGACCCGAAGCTCCTCATCGCCGACGAGCCGACCTCGGCTCTCGACGTGACGGTGCAGCGGGTCATCCTCGACCACATGGCGTCGCTGACGCGCGACAAGGGCACCTCGGTGCTTCTGATCACGCACGACCTGGGACTCGCGGCCGAACGCGCCGAGAAGATCATCGTCATGAACGGCGGCAACATCGTCGAGGCGGGTCCCAGCCGGCAGATCCTGGAGAACCCGCAGCACCCGTACACGAAGCGACTGGTCGCCGCGGCGCCCAGCGTCGCCTCGCAGCGGATCCAGGCGGTCGTGGAGGACCGGGGTATCGAGACGCTCGACGACCTG harbors:
- a CDS encoding ABC transporter permease: MLGYILRRLLQVIPVFFGATLLIYFLVFAMPGDPILALFGDKTPNPAVIEQLREQYHLNDPFLVQYWYYITGVFQGDLGTTYSGRPVSTVLAATLPVTGRLAVMAIGIEFVLAIVIGTISALRKGKFFDNVSLMVALVAIAIPIFVVAFLAQYFLAIQLGWFKPTVGADNDWGGLWLPAIVLGFSLYAVSMRLMRSSVIDTLNQDWVRTAYGKGLSRNRVLPVHVLRNSLIPVITNSATNFGVLLVGATVTEGIFNVPGVGNTLFEAIRRGEGPTVVSFVTVFVILYVLVNLLIDLLYGLLDPRIRYV
- a CDS encoding ABC transporter permease, which produces MSDPTTQNHFVAPVETESINVDAVRISEKPSNLWRDAWRDVRRRPLFWFSVVLALVFLLMAVWPTLFTSTPPNSDCQLSNSNGGPTEGHPLGFTFQGCDIYARIVWGSQTSLAVGLIATVISSILGLIMGALAGFYGGWLDSVLSRVGDIFFAIPYILAAVVVMTVLKDARSVWTLALAIGGFAWASTARVVRAEILRVRQADFVMASRALGQSKFRVLLSHVVPNAIAPLLVVSTLGLAAAIVAESTLSFLGVGLGSEVMSWGNDIARAQASLRVAPMSLIYPALALTLAVLAFVTLGELIRDALDPKARARR
- a CDS encoding dipeptide ABC transporter ATP-binding protein, whose translation is MSDRNTPQMPLLSVRDLTVAFRTQGGMREVLHGVTFDVMPGETVAIVGESGSGKSTTATAIVDLLPGTGTITGGSITLEGRPLTGLSRRDMEAVRGRDIGFVPQDPMSSLNPVWSIGFQVKEAVRANGVAQGRAAAKARTIEVLQQAGLADAERRLHQYPHQFSGGMRQRALIGIGLAADPKLLIADEPTSALDVTVQRVILDHMASLTRDKGTSVLLITHDLGLAAERAEKIIVMNGGNIVEAGPSRQILENPQHPYTKRLVAAAPSVASQRIQAVVEDRGIETLDDLADIPPTVRVAGLTKDYKIRQGNFRSEAFRAVDDVSFEIPRGKTLALVGESGSGKSTVAKMVLKLEEPTSGTIEIDGQDVSHLSNAQSFGLRRRMQPVFQDPYGSLDPLRNIGNTIAEPLQIHGVGDRASHRARVAELLEQVALPQALATRYPNELSGGQRQRVAIARALALKPDIIVLDEAVSALDVLVQDQILQLLAELQSELNLTYLFITHDLAVVRVSSDLVCVMEKGKVVEQGTVDEIFANPQEEYTDRLLKAIPGASIPLGGR